GCCCGAGTTCAATATGACCGGCATCATAATGCCTGCCATTCGAGCATCGGAACCTGCCGATGTAAGCGCCATCGCATGGGTAATGAGATCATCTGATAATAGACCTTTGCCCACGTTTTCCTTTAAAATTTTGCCCACTTGTAACCCGTAGCTATTTTTTAGTCCCTCCGAGCAAATCGCACTATTCAGAGTAATACTTTGCTTGACCGGCTCCAACTCATCAAGTGGAACCTCTTGAATGAATTGATAGATGTCTGCCAGCGATAACTTAACTTGTTCACTATCATCTTCTTCCGTTTTATCGTGATTTTTTTCACAATATTTTTCAAAAAAAACAGTATTGTTTACTTCAATTCGAGTAATGTTCGTATGTACGTCCTCAATGATCACTTTGGCAATCTCATCCTTACTGTGTACGGTGAGTTCAATGTATAGTTTCTTCGGTGTATCTGCCAATGTGATCTTGACATGGCCCGCGTCTACAAAAGCTGCTGCGTCCTGTTCTGCCCCTCGAGGTACTTGTTTCAGCACTTCCAATTTGCCGTCCGCATCCCCTGCAATCGCTCCCAAAGCAGCGACAAAGTCAATTCCCGTTTGCTTCATCCCAGGGATTCCAACAGCCATCGCATTCTTCATGACATTCGGGCTGATATTGACCTCAAGGGCTGTCATCTTGCCTTTCACATGCCTTCTTCCTACTGCAGCAGCCCATGCAATCGCTACTGGTTCAGTACATCCAAGTGAAATAATAAGTTCTTGTTGTAACATATTCATCATATGCTTATTCAAAGTTGACATCGGTTGCCTCCTTTTATTAATTGAAATTGTACTAATAAATCTCTGGTAGGCAGGTTCACCGTAGAGGTCGACTGACTCAAAAAAATCTGGCCTTAAATGGAACCCGTGGAAGCCCAAATATCCATGGTAAAAATAACAAGTTCCGTCGCAAAAAACCTCTCCATACAATACATAAGCGGCTCTCCCAGTGCACGACACCCATTGGTTTTTCCTCTCACTATAATTTAATGTTTTCTCACCCATTCTTGATTTCCAACTCTTGTTTTTTCCCCTCCCTTACAAGCTGTTCAGGAATCAGATATGTTGCTTTAGAAATAAATCCCCTCAAAAGAAAACGCTTCCACAAAGACTTTTAGAAATTTAACCAGGAAAATATCTTAATTTCTCTTAATTCATTATGTAATAATAATATATTATTACATAATACTTTATCTACACATTAACATAGTTTTTTTCCGTTAGCAATGGAAAAGACATCCATTCATAACTTTAGATTTCTACCCAACGGGTACAAGATATAGATAAATCTGAAGCGTATTTAACTATGCCCGCCAGTTATTTTATGAAATTGATTTGTTTAATGTTTAATATATATTTT
This Paenibacillus larvae subsp. larvae DNA region includes the following protein-coding sequences:
- a CDS encoding L-cysteine desulfidase family protein, which produces MSTLNKHMMNMLQQELIISLGCTEPVAIAWAAAVGRRHVKGKMTALEVNISPNVMKNAMAVGIPGMKQTGIDFVAALGAIAGDADGKLEVLKQVPRGAEQDAAAFVDAGHVKITLADTPKKLYIELTVHSKDEIAKVIIEDVHTNITRIEVNNTVFFEKYCEKNHDKTEEDDSEQVKLSLADIYQFIQEVPLDELEPVKQSITLNSAICSEGLKNSYGLQVGKILKENVGKGLLSDDLITHAMALTSAGSDARMAGIMMPVILNSGSGNQGIAVTMPAVAVAERLGITEEKLVRAVTFSHLLAIWIKTKFGRLSALCGVTVAGASAAAAITYLFDGDLQQISYAMQNSIGNVTGMLCDGAKAGCAMKVSTCTGAAVQSALLASSGLRVPGTNGIIKEDLEETIDNFCRLGNEGSLKLDELVLDIMMNKKSQ